The following coding sequences are from one Oryzisolibacter sp. LB2S window:
- a CDS encoding chromosome partitioning protein ParB yields MTAKPPPNSRRTAKRVGIGARPPANPHAEAWIRQGNADALNKGDLYTARLTLDVTPALRARIKIAAFGQGVTVADLLRGLLEREFPEHRRENTP; encoded by the coding sequence ATGACAGCGAAGCCGCCACCGAACAGCAGACGCACGGCCAAGCGCGTCGGCATCGGCGCGCGTCCGCCCGCGAATCCGCACGCCGAGGCGTGGATTCGCCAGGGCAACGCCGATGCGCTCAACAAAGGCGACCTCTACACCGCTCGCCTGACCCTAGACGTGACGCCCGCGCTACGCGCTCGCATCAAGATCGCCGCCTTCGGTCAAGGCGTGACGGTGGCCGATCTGCTGCGCGGCCTGCTGGAGCGCGAGTTTCCAGAACACCGCAGGGAGAACACGCCATGA
- a CDS encoding DUF2840 domain-containing protein yields MTASASPAAGAVTAALAAPSGQSASAPLTRVALAYIEPLFKLYLRFGEPARTHQLDRWRRCAVFLPGAMFCRIRWQANDYGTVRWQLMVMQACTPLDAAQRIPGVQPGARLLLHAEGESQVRAVLERIDAIEALGITPAAVSPAYWRTLANRLAARLPLPEYTTERHAAWLTGRALP; encoded by the coding sequence ATGACCGCATCCGCTTCACCTGCCGCTGGCGCGGTCACGGCCGCGCTCGCAGCACCATCCGGCCAGTCTGCCAGCGCGCCGCTGACGCGCGTGGCACTGGCCTACATCGAACCGCTCTTCAAGCTCTACCTGCGCTTCGGTGAACCTGCGCGCACGCACCAGCTCGACCGCTGGCGCCGCTGCGCCGTGTTCTTGCCGGGTGCCATGTTCTGCCGCATCCGCTGGCAGGCCAACGACTATGGCACCGTGCGCTGGCAGCTCATGGTCATGCAGGCTTGCACGCCGCTCGATGCGGCGCAGCGCATTCCCGGTGTGCAGCCCGGCGCACGCCTGCTGCTGCACGCCGAGGGCGAGAGCCAGGTGCGCGCCGTGCTGGAGCGCATCGACGCCATCGAGGCGTTGGGCATCACGCCCGCCGCTGTCTCGCCCGCTTACTGGCGCACGCTCGCCAATCGGCTCGCCGCGCGTCTGCCGCTGCCCGAATACACCACCGAGCGGCACGCCGCCTGGCTGACCGGGAGGGCGCTGCCATGA
- a CDS encoding S26 family signal peptidase gives MHPLPRLIYNPSDSVAVGWYRVDPLGHGTGSLPRPLSVGSIVLTTLPPDAAALAAQRGYLPARVPLLKRVGAVAPQEVCITGRVVRIDGVPSAAVLPADRWGRPLPSWQQCRRLEAGELFLLSVTNPASFDGRYFGPVSASAVIGVAHPVWLESRP, from the coding sequence GTGCATCCGCTGCCGCGCCTGATCTACAACCCGTCCGACAGCGTGGCGGTCGGCTGGTATCGCGTCGATCCGCTGGGCCACGGCACCGGCTCGCTGCCACGTCCCTTGTCCGTGGGCAGCATCGTCCTGACCACACTTCCGCCAGACGCCGCCGCGCTGGCCGCGCAGCGCGGCTACCTGCCGGCGCGCGTGCCGCTGCTCAAGCGCGTGGGCGCCGTCGCGCCGCAGGAGGTGTGCATCACTGGCCGCGTCGTCCGCATCGACGGCGTGCCTTCGGCCGCCGTGCTGCCCGCTGACCGCTGGGGCCGGCCGCTGCCATCCTGGCAGCAATGCCGTCGCCTCGAAGCCGGGGAACTGTTCCTCTTGAGTGTGACCAACCCGGCGTCGTTCGACGGCCGGTATTTCGGGCCGGTCAGCGCATCTGCCGTGATCGGCGTCGCGCATCCGGTCTGGCTGGAGTCCCGCCCATGA
- a CDS encoding relaxase/mobilization nuclease and DUF3363 domain-containing protein: MTDRRDDDFRVRPGAPKNRGQCFVSKVLKQAGKASSGKSSVRRLGTAGGTGRGTGQRPGSRLGRGHTAARFAGAKLTPMSRRVTIKILLVNQRQVSPQSLAKHLRYIERDGVGRDGEPGQAYGPQTDAADLDAFKERCADDRHHFRFILSPEDGAELEDLRTYTRHLMGRMEADLGTGLDWVAVNHWNTDNPHTHIVVRGRDDTGKDLIIAGDYIADGFRHRAAELATEWLGPRTELEIQQTLQREVEQERWTSLDRTLQREAGEDVRVQIERFNEPRLQRQRLLLIGRLQRLQRLGLADEMQPGTWAVHSDAEKTLRALGERGDIIRTMQRAMRGEPRELAVFEPGDDGRTILGRVVAKGLADELHDRGYLVIDGVDGKAHYVALNARDELANYPMGAVVEVKGSADVRAADRNIAALASDGLYRTDHHLAIAQGQAVPGRDPQEVVATHVRRLEALRRAGIVERVAEGLWKVPDDLPERGRQYDAQRLGGVAAELKSHLPIERQARVIGATWLDQQLIGGGSGLGDLGFGSETKQAMQQRADFLAEQGLAERRGQRVILARNLLGTLRNRELAQVAKDIAAETGLEHRPTADGQRVAGIYRRSVMLASGRYAMLDDGMGFSLVPWKPAIEQRLGQQLAATVRGGAASWEIGRRLGVSLS, translated from the coding sequence ATGACCGACCGCCGCGACGACGATTTTCGGGTGCGTCCCGGCGCCCCGAAGAACCGGGGCCAGTGCTTTGTCTCCAAGGTGCTCAAGCAGGCAGGCAAGGCCAGCAGCGGCAAATCCTCAGTGCGCCGTCTTGGGACGGCTGGGGGCACCGGGAGGGGCACTGGCCAGCGGCCCGGCTCGCGCCTGGGGCGCGGCCACACGGCGGCGCGCTTCGCCGGGGCGAAGCTGACGCCCATGTCGCGGCGCGTGACCATCAAGATCCTGCTGGTCAACCAGCGCCAGGTCAGCCCGCAGTCGCTCGCCAAGCACCTGCGCTACATCGAGCGCGATGGCGTGGGCCGCGATGGCGAGCCGGGCCAAGCCTACGGGCCGCAGACCGATGCCGCCGACCTCGACGCCTTCAAGGAACGCTGCGCCGATGACCGGCACCATTTCCGCTTCATCCTCTCGCCCGAGGACGGCGCCGAGCTGGAAGACCTGCGCACCTACACGCGGCACCTGATGGGCCGCATGGAAGCCGACCTGGGCACCGGCCTTGATTGGGTGGCCGTCAACCACTGGAACACCGACAACCCGCACACGCACATCGTCGTGCGCGGGCGCGACGACACCGGCAAAGACCTCATCATCGCTGGCGACTATATCGCCGATGGCTTCCGCCATCGCGCCGCTGAACTGGCGACCGAATGGCTGGGGCCACGCACCGAGCTGGAGATCCAGCAGACCTTGCAGCGCGAGGTAGAGCAGGAGCGATGGACAAGCCTGGATCGCACGCTGCAACGCGAAGCCGGCGAGGATGTCCGAGTGCAGATCGAACGGTTCAACGAACCGCGGCTGCAACGCCAGCGCCTGCTGCTGATCGGCCGGCTGCAACGCTTGCAGCGCCTGGGTCTGGCCGACGAGATGCAGCCCGGCACCTGGGCTGTCCATTCCGATGCCGAAAAGACGCTGCGCGCCCTGGGCGAGCGTGGCGACATCATCCGCACCATGCAGCGGGCCATGCGCGGCGAGCCCCGCGAGCTGGCGGTGTTCGAGCCGGGAGACGATGGCCGAACCATTCTCGGTCGCGTGGTCGCGAAGGGGCTGGCCGACGAGCTGCACGACCGGGGCTATCTGGTCATCGACGGCGTGGACGGCAAGGCCCACTACGTCGCGCTCAACGCCCGCGACGAGCTGGCGAACTATCCCATGGGCGCCGTGGTGGAGGTGAAGGGATCGGCCGACGTGCGCGCGGCCGACCGCAACATCGCCGCGTTGGCGAGCGATGGCCTGTACCGCACCGACCATCACCTTGCGATCGCCCAGGGTCAGGCCGTACCGGGCCGTGATCCGCAAGAGGTGGTAGCCACCCACGTCCGCCGACTGGAAGCCTTGCGCCGGGCAGGCATCGTGGAACGTGTGGCCGAGGGGCTATGGAAGGTGCCGGACGACCTGCCCGAGCGTGGCCGCCAGTACGACGCGCAGCGCCTGGGCGGCGTGGCGGCAGAACTGAAATCGCACTTGCCCATCGAGCGGCAGGCCCGCGTGATCGGGGCCACCTGGCTCGACCAGCAGTTGATCGGCGGCGGCTCGGGGCTGGGTGACCTGGGTTTTGGCAGCGAGACCAAACAGGCGATGCAGCAGCGCGCCGACTTCCTGGCCGAACAGGGACTGGCCGAGCGGCGCGGGCAGCGCGTGATCCTGGCGCGCAACCTGCTGGGCACGCTGCGCAATCGAGAACTGGCGCAGGTCGCCAAGGACATCGCTGCGGAAACTGGCTTGGAACACCGCCCGACGGCGGACGGGCAGCGCGTGGCTGGCATCTACCGCCGGAGCGTGATGCTCGCCAGCGGACGGTACGCGATGCTGGACGACGGCATGGGGTTCAGCTTGGTGCCGTGGAAGCCAGCGATCGAGCAGCGACTGGGGCAGCAGCTTGCGGCGACGGTGCGTGGCGGAGCGGCCTCATGGGAAATCGGGCGTCGGCTTGGAGTTTCTTTGAGCTAG
- the cadR gene encoding Cd(II)/Pb(II)-responsive transcriptional regulator — protein MKIGELAKAAHTQVETIRYYEREGLLPETARTDGNYRMYAEEHVDRLSFIRHCRGLDMTLDEIRVLLRFKDAPHENCAQVNDLLDEHIDHVATRIKELKALERQLKTLRESCRESQQASQCGILTELSSASRQVHEPATRRGHVHGAHSLK, from the coding sequence ATGAAAATCGGCGAACTGGCTAAGGCCGCACATACCCAGGTAGAGACGATCCGGTACTACGAGCGTGAAGGCTTGCTACCAGAAACGGCCCGTACAGATGGCAACTACCGCATGTACGCAGAAGAACACGTTGACCGACTGTCCTTCATCCGGCACTGCCGGGGTTTGGACATGACACTGGATGAAATCCGGGTTCTATTGCGCTTCAAGGATGCTCCGCACGAGAACTGCGCCCAGGTGAATGACCTGCTCGACGAGCACATAGACCATGTGGCTACTCGCATCAAGGAATTGAAAGCGCTGGAACGACAACTCAAGACCTTGCGGGAAAGCTGCCGGGAATCCCAGCAGGCCAGTCAGTGCGGCATCTTGACCGAACTGTCCTCAGCATCGCGCCAGGTGCACGAGCCAGCAACGCGCAGGGGTCATGTTCATGGGGCGCATAGCCTCAAGTGA
- a CDS encoding heavy metal translocating P-type ATPase encodes MDCASEESEIRRALEGMAGIRSLRFNLGDRELAIAADDHALPQALEAIRKAGFKPEPLGAKNVQRFRIANMDCASEESEIRRALDGMAGIRSLQFNLGERELAIAADDPVLQQALDAIRKAGFKPEPLGDTGSSAAAVASPTGFWTRWGKSLGALGLAVAAEGLAFAFPDSVPVKALGMALAAAAIALSGFSVYGKGLAALRQGRLNINALMTVAVTGAFLIGQWPEAAMVMALYAIAEAIEARAVDRARGAIKSLLALAPEQAEVRQDDGNWVRMGVKEVTVGTTVRIRPGERVPLDGIVSLGQSAIDQSPVTGESLPVDKSPGDEVFAGTINQAAALEIRVTAPASDSTLARIIHAVEQAQSSRAPTQRFVDRFAAVYTPAVFVLAVAVALLAPWLMGLTWTQAAYKALVLLVIACPCALVISTPVTVVSGLAAGARRGILIKGGVYLEEARKIKAVALDKTGTITEGKPKLVAFEPVDTGLGQQALEGLAKSLAARSDHPVSKAIADGVSSATQEVDEFQAVAGRGVQGVIDGHTYVLANHRWIEERGQCSADLEARLAVHEQAGRTVTLLASSERVMAICAVADTIKSSSAQAVADLKALGVTPVMLTGDNLATAQTVGTQAGIAEVRGNLLPEDKLQAIGELQQRLGVTAMTGDGINDAPALAKADIGFAMGGAGTHTAMEAADVVVMNDDLRRLPETIRLSKRTHAVLWQNIVLALGIKAVFLLLAVFDDASMWMAVFADMGASLLVVFNGLRLLRQRAGR; translated from the coding sequence ATGGACTGTGCCTCGGAGGAGTCGGAAATCCGCCGGGCGCTGGAAGGCATGGCGGGGATTCGCAGCCTGCGATTCAACCTGGGGGATCGAGAGCTTGCCATTGCCGCCGATGACCACGCGCTGCCCCAGGCCCTGGAAGCGATCCGCAAAGCGGGTTTCAAGCCAGAACCCCTCGGCGCGAAGAATGTCCAGCGCTTCCGCATTGCGAATATGGACTGTGCCTCGGAGGAGTCGGAAATCCGCCGGGCGTTGGACGGCATGGCGGGAATTCGTAGCCTGCAATTCAATCTGGGCGAACGCGAGTTGGCCATTGCCGCCGATGATCCTGTCTTGCAGCAGGCGCTGGACGCAATCCGCAAGGCAGGCTTCAAGCCGGAACCTCTTGGCGACACAGGCTCGTCGGCTGCTGCGGTTGCCTCGCCAACGGGCTTCTGGACGAGATGGGGCAAATCGCTGGGCGCCCTTGGGTTGGCTGTGGCGGCCGAGGGCTTGGCATTCGCCTTTCCAGACAGCGTACCTGTCAAGGCGCTGGGAATGGCGCTGGCCGCGGCGGCCATCGCGCTGTCGGGTTTCTCGGTTTACGGCAAAGGGCTGGCTGCACTGCGGCAGGGCCGCTTGAACATCAATGCCCTGATGACCGTGGCCGTGACCGGCGCTTTCCTGATCGGCCAGTGGCCCGAAGCGGCGATGGTGATGGCCCTGTATGCGATTGCGGAAGCCATTGAGGCCCGCGCCGTGGATCGGGCGCGCGGCGCCATCAAGAGCCTGCTGGCGCTCGCGCCGGAGCAAGCTGAAGTGCGTCAAGACGATGGCAATTGGGTGCGCATGGGAGTCAAGGAAGTCACCGTGGGCACGACCGTGCGTATTCGCCCCGGCGAGCGCGTTCCGCTGGATGGCATCGTGAGCCTAGGTCAGAGCGCTATTGACCAGTCCCCCGTGACCGGCGAAAGCTTGCCGGTGGACAAGAGCCCCGGCGATGAAGTCTTCGCCGGCACCATCAATCAGGCTGCGGCGTTGGAAATCCGTGTCACGGCCCCCGCGTCCGACAGCACGCTGGCGCGGATCATCCACGCCGTTGAGCAGGCCCAGTCTTCCCGTGCGCCCACGCAGCGTTTCGTGGATCGCTTCGCCGCCGTCTACACGCCTGCGGTGTTCGTCCTGGCCGTTGCCGTTGCGTTGTTGGCGCCCTGGCTCATGGGGCTGACCTGGACGCAGGCCGCCTACAAGGCCCTGGTGCTGCTGGTCATCGCCTGCCCTTGCGCCTTGGTGATTTCCACGCCCGTCACCGTCGTCAGCGGTTTGGCCGCTGGGGCGCGGCGAGGCATCCTGATCAAAGGTGGTGTGTACCTGGAAGAGGCGCGCAAGATCAAGGCCGTGGCGCTGGACAAGACCGGCACCATCACCGAAGGCAAGCCCAAGCTGGTGGCTTTCGAGCCCGTGGACACAGGACTCGGCCAGCAAGCCCTGGAGGGGTTGGCCAAGAGCCTCGCAGCGCGGTCGGATCATCCAGTGTCCAAGGCCATTGCGGACGGCGTGTCGTCCGCCACGCAAGAAGTGGATGAGTTTCAGGCTGTTGCCGGGCGCGGCGTGCAGGGGGTGATCGACGGCCATACCTATGTGCTGGCTAACCACCGCTGGATTGAAGAGCGCGGGCAGTGTTCGGCTGACCTCGAAGCCCGCCTTGCAGTGCATGAGCAAGCTGGCCGCACCGTCACGTTGTTGGCCAGCAGCGAACGGGTCATGGCCATCTGTGCAGTAGCCGACACCATTAAATCCTCATCCGCGCAGGCCGTGGCCGACCTGAAGGCATTGGGCGTGACGCCGGTGATGTTGACGGGCGATAACCTGGCGACGGCGCAAACCGTCGGCACCCAGGCGGGCATCGCCGAGGTGCGTGGCAACCTGCTGCCCGAGGACAAGTTGCAGGCCATCGGAGAGCTTCAGCAGCGCTTGGGCGTCACGGCGATGACCGGCGACGGCATCAACGACGCCCCCGCGCTGGCGAAGGCTGACATCGGCTTCGCTATGGGCGGCGCTGGCACCCACACCGCGATGGAGGCTGCCGATGTGGTGGTCATGAATGACGACCTGCGCCGACTACCCGAAACGATCCGACTGTCCAAGCGCACCCACGCCGTGCTGTGGCAGAACATCGTGCTCGCGCTGGGCATCAAGGCGGTTTTCCTGTTGCTGGCCGTCTTCGACGATGCCTCCATGTGGATGGCCGTGTTCGCCGACATGGGGGCGAGCTTGCTGGTGGTCTTCAACGGACTGAGGCTGCTCAGACAGCGGGCGGGTCGATAA
- a CDS encoding zinc ribbon domain-containing protein, which produces MGILGRIFGGDSGGHGSSHGHGNSHGRGSSSGHDWGRNPTPSASGIPCPQCKTINPQGSRFCGQCGTSLVPASCKKCSSVIPIGAKFCAQCGNAVT; this is translated from the coding sequence ATGGGAATCTTAGGTCGAATTTTTGGCGGAGACAGCGGAGGGCATGGCAGTTCCCACGGGCATGGCAATAGCCACGGCCGCGGCAGCTCCAGCGGTCATGATTGGGGGCGCAATCCAACGCCTTCGGCCAGTGGCATCCCATGCCCGCAATGCAAAACGATCAATCCGCAAGGCTCCCGCTTTTGCGGCCAGTGCGGGACATCGCTGGTGCCAGCATCGTGTAAGAAGTGCAGTAGCGTCATTCCCATCGGCGCGAAATTCTGCGCTCAGTGCGGCAACGCAGTAACTTGA
- a CDS encoding transporter, translating to MSAWIYTLIPAAAAIIGATVAVNVRPGPTLVSAIQHFAAGVVFAAAAGEILPDIMHRASPLATMIGGGIGVATMLLVKHLEALAKGPAGLLTVIGIDILIDGLVLGIGFAAGPKVGLLLTIALTIEVLFLGLTVATELGESVRSRAKVIWITSALVLLLPIGALLGAPVALLPNPLLTGFFAFGLIALLYLVTEELLVEAHETPDRPWVTAMFFVGFLALLLLEEVIG from the coding sequence ATCTCGGCCTGGATCTACACCTTGATTCCGGCAGCGGCCGCCATCATCGGAGCTACGGTCGCGGTGAACGTGCGGCCGGGGCCAACACTGGTCAGTGCGATTCAGCACTTTGCCGCTGGCGTCGTGTTCGCGGCGGCGGCCGGCGAAATTTTGCCCGACATCATGCACCGCGCCTCACCTTTGGCGACGATGATCGGCGGCGGAATCGGCGTCGCCACCATGCTGCTGGTGAAGCATCTGGAAGCATTGGCGAAGGGGCCAGCCGGTCTCCTGACCGTGATCGGCATCGACATCCTGATTGATGGCTTGGTGCTTGGTATCGGGTTTGCGGCTGGCCCAAAGGTCGGCTTGCTTCTGACCATCGCCCTGACCATTGAGGTTCTGTTCCTGGGATTGACGGTGGCGACGGAACTCGGCGAGAGCGTTCGTTCTCGTGCCAAGGTCATTTGGATTACGTCCGCGCTCGTGCTCTTGCTGCCGATCGGGGCCTTGCTTGGAGCGCCGGTGGCGCTGTTGCCCAACCCTCTTCTGACTGGCTTCTTCGCGTTTGGTCTGATTGCGTTGCTCTACCTCGTGACCGAAGAACTGTTGGTCGAAGCGCACGAAACGCCAGATCGTCCCTGGGTGACGGCGATGTTCTTTGTCGGCTTTCTGGCGCTTCTCCTGCTAGAAGAAGTAATTGGCTAG
- a CDS encoding heavy metal sensor histidine kinase, protein MDTLRQQQIQVNHLIAEAAGLGSGTLAHKLDDGMVGRQDMKLILTRADGSVIYASAGIPVHHRVIDMRFEATTGTPPIQAVLSLDVSEDDRVLERLARTLVAAALAGAVVIAVGGFTLVQIGLRPVRDLSAQIQALEADTLHRLLDGSAQPDELAPLVAHVNELLKRLHKAYEQLEAFNADVAHELFTPLATLMGGTEVALRKARDADTLRDVLGSHLEDIQRMSMIVQDMLFLSQADRGAEARREHVASLAGVARAVVELHEAAIEEAGLKVRINGDATGLADVRLLQRALSNLIGNATRHAHPHSTVVVQIDRLDGEIALRVMNEGPTISAEHLPNLFNRFYRADAARSDAARNHGLGLAIVAAIARMHGGRTMVDSSNGVTSIGLAVPTPNTQ, encoded by the coding sequence ATGGACACGCTGCGGCAACAGCAGATCCAGGTGAACCATCTCATTGCTGAGGCAGCAGGGTTGGGAAGCGGTACGCTTGCACACAAGCTTGACGATGGCATGGTCGGCCGACAGGACATGAAATTGATCCTGACCCGTGCCGACGGCAGCGTCATCTATGCCAGCGCCGGCATTCCAGTGCATCACCGCGTGATCGACATGCGATTCGAGGCTACGACCGGCACTCCCCCCATCCAGGCGGTGCTGAGTCTTGATGTCAGCGAGGACGATCGTGTGCTAGAGCGTCTAGCCCGCACGCTCGTCGCCGCCGCACTCGCTGGCGCAGTGGTGATTGCTGTTGGCGGATTTACGCTGGTGCAGATCGGGCTGCGTCCAGTGCGCGACCTCTCGGCTCAGATCCAGGCGCTGGAGGCCGATACTCTGCACCGGCTTCTGGATGGCTCCGCTCAACCCGACGAACTGGCTCCGCTGGTGGCCCACGTCAACGAATTGCTGAAGCGTCTGCACAAAGCCTACGAACAACTGGAAGCCTTCAATGCTGACGTTGCGCATGAACTGTTCACGCCGTTGGCGACGTTGATGGGGGGCACCGAAGTCGCTTTGCGCAAAGCACGCGATGCCGACACGCTGCGGGATGTGTTGGGCTCGCACCTCGAAGATATCCAGCGCATGTCGATGATCGTGCAGGACATGCTCTTCTTGTCGCAAGCCGACCGAGGAGCTGAAGCCCGCCGCGAGCATGTCGCCAGTCTGGCCGGCGTTGCGCGCGCGGTGGTGGAATTGCACGAGGCGGCCATTGAGGAAGCCGGGCTGAAAGTTCGTATCAATGGTGATGCCACTGGCTTGGCCGACGTGCGCCTATTGCAGCGCGCATTGTCCAACCTGATCGGCAACGCAACCCGGCACGCGCATCCGCACAGCACCGTTGTCGTGCAAATCGACCGACTGGATGGTGAGATCGCCCTGCGGGTGATGAACGAAGGGCCGACGATCTCAGCCGAGCATTTGCCCAATCTGTTCAACCGCTTCTACCGGGCAGATGCAGCGCGGTCGGATGCCGCCCGCAATCATGGACTGGGCTTGGCCATCGTGGCCGCCATCGCCCGCATGCACGGAGGGCGGACTATGGTCGATTCGAGCAACGGCGTCACATCTATCGGGCTCGCGGTGCCTACCCCGAACACGCAATAG
- a CDS encoding heavy metal response regulator transcription factor: MKLLIVEDEAKLADYLRKGLSEEGYVIDVAANGIDGLHMASHGHYDLIVLDTMLPGIDGFGLLAALRQSKQTPVIMLTARHRIEDRVRGLKAGADDYLVKPFAFSELVARIEVLLRRAAGTAPAPDALVLCLGDLQVDLARRRATRAGQRIDLSAKEFQLLTLLLRRKGEVLSRTEIAEQVWDVNFDHGTNVIDVAVRRLRSKLDLPFERPLLHTVRGMGYVLEDRQP, from the coding sequence ATGAAGCTGCTGATCGTTGAAGACGAAGCCAAGCTCGCGGACTATCTTCGCAAGGGTCTCTCTGAAGAGGGCTATGTGATCGATGTGGCTGCCAACGGCATTGATGGCCTCCACATGGCCTCCCACGGCCACTACGACCTGATCGTCCTCGACACCATGCTGCCGGGCATTGATGGCTTCGGCTTGCTGGCCGCGCTGCGGCAGAGCAAGCAGACGCCGGTGATCATGTTGACGGCCCGCCATCGCATCGAGGATCGCGTACGCGGACTGAAGGCGGGAGCGGACGACTACCTCGTTAAGCCGTTCGCCTTTTCCGAACTGGTGGCACGCATTGAGGTGCTGCTGCGCCGCGCTGCTGGTACTGCACCCGCGCCTGATGCGCTGGTGCTGTGCCTTGGGGACTTGCAAGTGGACCTGGCGAGGCGGCGCGCTACTCGGGCCGGCCAGCGCATCGACCTGTCCGCAAAGGAGTTCCAACTGCTGACGCTGCTCTTGCGCCGCAAGGGCGAGGTTCTGTCACGTACTGAAATCGCGGAGCAAGTATGGGACGTGAACTTCGATCACGGTACCAACGTGATCGACGTCGCTGTGCGTCGCCTTCGGAGCAAGCTCGACCTGCCCTTCGAGCGCCCACTGCTGCACACCGTCCGTGGCATGGGCTACGTACTCGAAGATCGGCAACCGTGA
- a CDS encoding DUF4148 domain-containing protein, with amino-acid sequence MKLTHLAALKAIILATALPLTAQASSMWHPAPTEEGFTYHPDHFQSTKTRAQVMAEVEAARKDGTLAILQRGAPLPIKSSEAPKTRQQVLDEMRSESPEARRARLEMYSGG; translated from the coding sequence ATGAAACTGACCCATCTTGCTGCCTTGAAGGCGATCATCCTGGCTACGGCACTCCCCCTGACGGCCCAGGCCAGTTCGATGTGGCACCCGGCCCCCACCGAGGAGGGCTTCACGTACCACCCGGATCACTTCCAGAGTACCAAGACACGCGCCCAGGTGATGGCCGAAGTCGAGGCCGCCCGTAAGGACGGTACGCTGGCGATACTGCAACGTGGAGCACCGTTGCCCATCAAGAGTTCCGAAGCGCCGAAGACGCGCCAGCAGGTTCTCGATGAGATGCGCAGCGAATCACCAGAAGCTCGACGTGCGCGGCTCGAAATGTACTCCGGCGGTTGA
- a CDS encoding TolC family protein, translated as MLKDIHNYNARAVAAGLLLALMTGTAFAQLLPTAPALGQSANGVEQIEAATPLTLQKAVALALEANLDLTVAQREIEAVEGQVIQGRVRPNPELAYSLEDQRTPTRTQSVQINLPIELGGKRAARIAAAERGRDVAVEELNTRRVEIRAAVVAAFFEALATQDRTALAQDSVDLARQATDAVAKRVTAGKVSPVEETKARVAEAGVRVELAQAQSEQRSARARLASLLGANPPRFTQVAGSVDDLPNVPSLDDIQQRLSASSALRRAQLEIERRRSLADVERSKQTPDVTVSLGVKRPNELARNQLMLGISVPLPLFDRNQGNLLEALKREDKARDELQALNLRLSTEVLQARERLASVRGEIDVLQREVLPGAKSAYDAATVGFGYGKFNFLEVLDAQRTYFAAKSQYLKALADAHRAAADMDRVIGASESTTTLPANKE; from the coding sequence ATGCTGAAGGATATTCACAATTACAACGCGAGGGCGGTTGCGGCAGGCTTGCTCCTTGCGCTCATGACGGGGACGGCTTTCGCTCAGTTATTGCCGACGGCACCAGCTCTTGGGCAGAGCGCCAACGGCGTAGAGCAGATTGAAGCAGCAACGCCCCTGACCCTGCAAAAGGCCGTCGCGCTGGCTTTGGAGGCGAATCTTGACCTGACTGTCGCCCAACGGGAGATCGAGGCCGTGGAGGGCCAGGTAATTCAGGGACGAGTACGTCCTAATCCCGAGCTGGCGTACTCGCTCGAAGACCAACGCACGCCAACCCGCACGCAAAGCGTCCAGATCAATCTGCCCATCGAGCTGGGGGGCAAGCGCGCTGCCCGCATTGCCGCGGCAGAGCGAGGGCGTGACGTCGCAGTTGAAGAACTGAACACGCGGCGCGTCGAAATTCGCGCCGCTGTGGTTGCCGCCTTCTTTGAGGCGCTGGCCACCCAGGATCGCACGGCCTTAGCCCAGGACAGCGTTGACCTGGCCAGGCAAGCGACGGATGCCGTTGCCAAGCGCGTGACGGCGGGCAAGGTGTCCCCGGTCGAAGAAACCAAGGCTCGGGTGGCCGAAGCCGGCGTGCGGGTTGAACTGGCACAGGCGCAGAGCGAACAACGCAGTGCCCGCGCGCGGCTGGCTAGTTTGCTCGGGGCCAACCCGCCGCGTTTCACCCAGGTAGCGGGCAGCGTGGATGATCTTCCCAACGTCCCTTCGCTGGATGACATCCAGCAGCGCCTGTCGGCCTCTTCGGCACTGCGCCGGGCGCAGTTGGAGATCGAACGTCGCCGGTCGCTGGCCGACGTGGAGCGCAGCAAGCAGACGCCCGATGTCACGGTCAGCCTGGGCGTGAAGCGTCCGAACGAGTTAGCGCGCAATCAGTTAATGCTCGGCATTTCCGTGCCGCTGCCTTTGTTCGACCGCAATCAGGGCAATCTGCTGGAAGCGTTGAAGCGTGAAGACAAGGCGAGGGATGAACTTCAGGCGTTGAATCTGCGCCTCAGCACAGAGGTGTTGCAAGCCCGCGAGCGGCTGGCGTCGGTTCGCGGCGAGATCGACGTATTGCAGCGAGAGGTGCTGCCAGGGGCCAAGAGCGCCTATGACGCGGCCACCGTGGGCTTTGGTTACGGCAAGTTCAACTTTCTGGAAGTGCTGGACGCGCAACGCACCTACTTTGCCGCCAAGTCCCAATACCTCAAGGCGCTCGCCGATGCGCACCGCGCGGCGGCGGACATGGATCGCGTGATCGGCGCATCCGAATCCACGACCACCCTGCCTGCAAACAAGGAATGA